In Haematobia irritans isolate KBUSLIRL chromosome 1, ASM5000362v1, whole genome shotgun sequence, a genomic segment contains:
- the LOC142219863 gene encoding ribonuclease 3-like, whose product MPPPDPLPPVATNKLSQSGGINRDNEEYTKRTQIDDASTKGSRISHTYEHSDAAAKGSRITHSHDYSEPPPGYDGRSDYPHTSYKYRSYPSSHYYQYPPPPVVVPPPRSYNVSHRYSSSVPRNRGDYYSRTTSSYSTGSRYDSQNHSNQSVPPVVVKEKRSRLREDRPQKPETERDRLLRMWRSNYCETPEEIQRKMEELSELEENSREVWIRSSPADPYYRRTNTVHEVEGSARLLILCELFEEELLKRSDRIREKLPPYKPAPRLATRRRVCKHKSEGCSSSDSDSSDNEDFKLEQDNCMEELSRKVQHPYRIHADLWHNEAGEMNDGPLCRCSQKSRRVGIRHGIYPGEKCYTKCDPNSNNANKLYHYRITISPPTNFLTKTPTIIKHDEHEFLFEGFSLLSHFPLGDLPTCKVIRFNIEYTIMYVEEKMPENFTIKELDLFFKYMFHELLELVDFSLLPKMDETVTESCPAFHFLPRFVRDLPDNGKEVLAMCEVLKYLLDNAGPLVDKPLLTNLEHTPQTEWQDYVDNFKGMLATKPGYKPSSIRVDHVIKPIGDIYKISYLQQIAENHVTQVLSSI is encoded by the exons ATGCCACCACCGGATCCTTTGCCGCCTGTGGCAACTAATAAATTATCACAAAGTGGTGGAATAAATCGTGACAATGAGGAGTATACTAAGCGTACACAAATTGACGATGCCTCAACTAAAGGAAGCCGAATCTCGCATACATACGAGCATTCAGATGCTGCAGCTAAAGGTAGTCGAATTACACACTCTCACGACTATTCAGAACCACCTCCAGGATACGATGGACGCAGTGATTATCCTCATACATCATATAAATACAGATCTTACCCTAGTAGTCATTACTACCAATATCCTCCACCACCGGTGGTAGTTCCTCCACCACGTAGCTACAATGTTTCACACCGTTATTCTTCATCTGTACCCAGGAATCGTGGGGATTATTATTCGCGAACGACATCATCTTATTCCACTGGAAGTCGTTATGATTCCCAAAATCACTCGAATCAATCAGTTCCACCAgtggttgttaaagaaaaacGTTCTCGTTTGCGAGAAGATCGTCCCCAAAAGCCGGAGACGGAACGAGATCGATTGCTAAGGATGTGGAGATCAAATTATTGTGAAACTCctgaagagattcaaagaaaaaTGGAGGAACTTAGTGAACTAGAAGAGAACAGCAGAGAGGTATGGATACGATCTTCGCCAGCTGATCCGTATTATCGTCGTACCAATACTGTTCATGAAGTTGAGGGAAGCGCTCGTCTTTTAATCTTATGTGAATTATTCGAAGAAGAGCTATTGAAACGATCTGATCGTATTAGAGAGAAATTGCCTCCATATAAGCCAGCACCTAGACTGGCAACAAGGAGACGTGTTTGCAAACATAAATCTGAGGGCTGTTCCTCTTCGGATTCTGACTCCTCGGACAACGAGGATTTTAAATTGGAACAGGATAATTGCATGGAAGAACTATCACGCAAAGTTCAACATCCCTATCGTATACATGCCGATTTGTGGCATAATGAAGCCGGTGAAATGAACGATGGTCCCCTTTGTAGATGCTCACAAAAATCACGACGTGTTGGAATAAGACACGGAATTTATCCTGGAGAGAAATGCTATACCAAGTGTGATCCCAATTCTAATAAtgcaaataaattataccattatCGCATAACAATTTCCCCTCCCACAAATTTCTTAACGAAAACACCTACGATTATCAAGCATGATGAGCATGAATTTCTTTTCGAAGGATTTTCTTTGTTATCCCACTTTCCGTTGGGCGATTTACCAACATGTAAAGTAATACGTTTTAATATAGAATATACCATAATGTATGTGGAAGAAAAGATGCCCGAGAATTTTACCATAAAAGAATTGGATTTGTTTT TTAAGTACATGTTCCATGAACTTTTAGAATTAGTAGATTTTTCATTGTTACCCAAAATGGATGAGACTGTTACAGAGAGCTGTCCAGCTTTTCATTTTCTACCACGATTTGTACGTGATTTACCAGACAACGGCAAAGAGGTGTTAGCTATGTGTGAAGTTTTGAAATATCTTTTGGACAATGCAGGACCACTTGTTGATAAACCACTTTTAACCAATTTAGAGCATACACCacaaaccgaatggcaagattaTGTAGATAACTTCAAGGGAatgttggccacaaaacctggtTATAAACCTAGCTCAATACGTGTGGATCa TGTCATTAAACCCATTGgagatatttacaaaatttcttatcttcaACAAATAGCCGAAAATCATGTGACACAAGTTCTGTCATCGATATAA